A genomic window from Clostridium aceticum includes:
- the cobA gene encoding uroporphyrinogen-III C-methyltransferase, translating into MKKPYVYLVGAGPGDEDLITVKGLKCIEKADVILYDRLANENLLQHKKLEAETIDVGKAPHHHAYTQEEINQLLVAKAKEGKIVTRLKGGDPFVFGRGGEEALALYEENIPFEVVPGITSAIAVPNYGGIPVTHRHVSTSFHVITGHEDPTKENSDVNYEALAKLEGTLVFLMGVGHLKEITEKLMFHGKSKDTPAALIHRGTTARQKTVTGTLENILEVAAANKIKAPSIIIIGEVVNLRQNLNWFQTLPLQGKRILVTRTRQQASDLSRQLKELGGEIIEFPTISIEEPEDFTSIDKVLENLTGFQHIIFTSVNGVKAFFNRLKELKIDIRSIGLAKITAIGSATKAALEDKGVLVDLLPEVYTAEGILEAAQGKIKEGERVLLPRADIARRALTAGLKEMGAIIEEVDIYRTVIPTCKREDLIEILKNSLDYITFTSSSTAKNFLEILGEENKNLLNGVKIASIGPITGKTIEDLGLSVDIQAEHYTIEGLVSSIREE; encoded by the coding sequence GTGAAGAAACCCTATGTATATTTAGTAGGGGCTGGTCCCGGGGATGAAGACTTAATCACTGTGAAGGGTTTGAAGTGTATTGAAAAAGCGGATGTGATTTTATACGATCGCTTAGCCAATGAAAACCTTTTACAACATAAAAAACTAGAGGCGGAAACCATCGACGTAGGCAAAGCTCCTCATCATCATGCATATACACAAGAAGAAATCAATCAGCTACTGGTTGCAAAAGCTAAGGAAGGAAAAATTGTCACCAGATTAAAGGGGGGAGATCCCTTTGTATTTGGCAGAGGGGGAGAAGAAGCATTAGCTTTATATGAAGAAAACATCCCCTTTGAGGTAGTGCCAGGGATTACTTCTGCTATAGCAGTCCCTAACTATGGAGGCATTCCAGTAACCCATCGTCATGTCAGTACTTCTTTTCATGTTATAACAGGACATGAAGACCCTACAAAAGAAAATTCAGATGTCAATTATGAAGCACTAGCAAAACTAGAGGGAACTTTGGTGTTTTTGATGGGGGTAGGGCATTTAAAAGAAATAACAGAAAAGCTTATGTTCCATGGAAAAAGCAAAGATACGCCAGCGGCACTAATACATAGAGGTACTACCGCTAGACAAAAGACTGTAACCGGCACTCTTGAAAATATCCTAGAGGTGGCAGCAGCCAATAAGATCAAGGCTCCTTCTATTATTATTATAGGAGAAGTAGTAAACTTAAGGCAAAACTTAAACTGGTTTCAAACCTTGCCATTACAAGGAAAAAGAATATTGGTCACTAGAACAAGACAACAGGCCAGTGATTTATCTAGGCAATTAAAGGAGCTAGGTGGAGAAATTATAGAGTTTCCTACCATAAGCATTGAGGAACCAGAGGATTTTACTTCTATAGATAAAGTATTAGAAAACCTAACTGGTTTTCAGCATATCATTTTTACCAGTGTAAATGGGGTAAAAGCATTTTTTAATAGATTGAAGGAATTAAAAATAGATATTCGCTCTATAGGGTTAGCAAAAATCACGGCTATTGGATCCGCAACAAAAGCAGCCTTAGAAGACAAAGGTGTTTTAGTGGATCTCTTACCAGAGGTTTATACGGCAGAGGGAATCCTAGAAGCTGCCCAAGGAAAAATCAAAGAAGGGGAAAGGGTACTTTTACCTCGAGCAGATATTGCTAGAAGAGCATTGACTGCTGGACTTAAGGAGATGGGGGCTATTATAGAAGAAGTTGATATCTACAGAACAGTGATCCCTACCTGTAAAAGAGAGGATTTGATAGAGATATTGAAGAACTCCCTAGACTATATTACCTTTACTAGCTCTTCCACAGCAAAAAATTTCCTGGAAATATTGGGAGAAGAAAACAAAAATTTATTAAATGGCGTGAAAATAGCTTCTATAGGCCCTATTACAGGAAAAACGATTGAGGATTTAGGTTTATCTGTGGATATACAGGCAGAGCATTATACGATAGAAGGATTAGTAAGTAGTATAAGGGAGGAATAA
- a CDS encoding TVP38/TMEM64 family protein: MKRKKTLMVIGVAAIFITILTLIFPKENFISLASQWDIEKLQDVVEDFGAWGILVFIGIASLKPFLFFPNAFIFIVGGLVYGTILGSIASLTGIMIAFSLCYWLGGRFHHVFMRFVGRKHVIKLQSLKDEEIIRVLFTMRVTPGFPIDAISYGAGLAGIPYNKFVLGSLLGVAPKIVLYTFLGDNINDIFSLQAIIAYISLLLLAILPTWLHKRSDKTQR; encoded by the coding sequence ATGAAAAGGAAAAAGACACTGATGGTTATCGGTGTTGCGGCTATTTTCATCACCATATTGACTTTAATTTTTCCCAAAGAAAACTTTATAAGCTTAGCGTCACAGTGGGATATAGAAAAGCTTCAAGACGTAGTAGAGGATTTTGGAGCTTGGGGGATACTGGTTTTTATAGGTATTGCTTCTTTAAAGCCTTTTCTATTCTTTCCCAATGCCTTTATATTTATTGTTGGGGGACTGGTTTACGGTACAATTTTAGGAAGCATAGCCTCATTAACAGGTATTATGATAGCTTTTTCTCTCTGTTATTGGTTAGGTGGAAGGTTCCATCATGTTTTTATGAGGTTTGTAGGAAGAAAGCATGTTATTAAATTACAGAGTTTAAAGGATGAAGAAATCATTAGAGTTTTATTTACTATGAGGGTTACTCCAGGCTTTCCTATTGATGCTATAAGCTATGGAGCAGGGTTAGCAGGAATACCCTATAACAAATTTGTTCTAGGAAGTCTACTAGGAGTAGCTCCTAAGATTGTCCTATATACTTTTTTAGGAGATAATATTAATGATATATTTTCTTTGCAGGCAATAATAGCATACATTTCATTGCTTCTATTAGCGATTCTACCAACTTGGCTTCATAAAAGAAGCGATAAAACCCAAAGGTAA
- the hemA gene encoding glutamyl-tRNA reductase encodes MKVVVFGITHKNSTIALREKVAFSKTKLQKAYNIIENDAFVKEAVILSTCNRSEIIAVVEDPQKAKTWFKEFYKDFFQLEEEEIESYYLFRKERAAVKYLYEVCCGLDSLVLGEDQILGQVKEAHQTAIELKSSGKILNKLFLEAITTAKEIKTKTSISENPLSISYIAVKQVEKQLGNLREKSVLIVGFGEMSRLAVEHLLDKGVGKIYICNRRIETVEALMEKYSNIQYIDFDKKYQVLKDIDILISATGAHHYVYYEKEFRDYYQGDKPLCIVDIALPRDIDPAIGEMQGVKLFHIDQLRDIANENLASRQSLIENIQQLIEAAIKDYEAWYQCLPVYPKIEAIKNYSQQLTDEELNKMFKKLSHIPEKDRETIEIIVRSLVKKMWRKPILQLKDAGVRGKGEEMASFVDEFLGL; translated from the coding sequence ATGAAGGTAGTTGTATTTGGTATTACTCATAAAAACTCCACAATAGCCCTTCGAGAAAAGGTAGCTTTTTCTAAGACAAAGCTGCAAAAAGCCTACAATATTATAGAAAACGATGCTTTTGTAAAAGAAGCTGTGATTTTATCTACCTGTAATCGCAGTGAAATTATAGCAGTGGTAGAGGATCCACAGAAGGCAAAGACATGGTTTAAAGAGTTTTATAAGGATTTCTTTCAGCTAGAGGAAGAAGAAATTGAAAGCTACTATTTATTTAGAAAAGAGAGGGCAGCTGTAAAGTATTTATATGAGGTTTGCTGTGGTCTTGATTCTCTGGTCTTGGGAGAGGATCAAATACTAGGACAAGTAAAAGAAGCTCACCAGACAGCTATAGAACTAAAAAGTAGCGGAAAAATATTAAACAAGTTGTTTTTAGAAGCTATTACAACCGCTAAAGAAATCAAAACAAAAACCAGCATTTCTGAAAACCCTCTATCCATTAGTTATATTGCGGTAAAACAAGTAGAAAAACAATTGGGTAATCTTAGAGAGAAGAGTGTGTTAATTGTAGGATTTGGAGAGATGAGCAGGCTAGCTGTAGAACATCTCTTAGATAAGGGCGTTGGAAAAATATATATTTGCAATAGAAGAATTGAAACAGTAGAAGCTTTAATGGAAAAATATAGCAATATCCAATATATTGACTTTGATAAAAAGTACCAGGTGTTAAAGGATATAGATATTCTTATCAGTGCAACAGGAGCGCATCACTATGTTTATTATGAAAAAGAGTTTAGAGATTATTATCAAGGAGATAAACCCTTATGCATCGTTGATATTGCTCTGCCCAGAGATATAGATCCTGCTATTGGAGAGATGCAAGGAGTAAAGCTATTTCATATAGACCAACTAAGGGATATCGCAAATGAAAATTTGGCCTCAAGACAAAGTTTAATTGAAAATATACAGCAGTTGATTGAAGCAGCTATCAAAGACTATGAGGCCTGGTATCAATGTTTACCAGTGTATCCTAAAATAGAAGCTATAAAAAATTATAGCCAGCAATTGACAGACGAAGAATTAAACAAGATGTTTAAGAAACTTTCTCACATCCCTGAAAAAGATAGGGAAACGATTGAAATCATCGTAAGAAGTCTAGTAAAAAAAATGTGGAGAAAACCGATCTTGCAATTAAAGGATGCTGGAGTAAGGGGAAAGGGAGAAGAAATGGCCTCCTTTGTAGATGAGTTTTTAGGTTTATAA
- the hemB gene encoding porphobilinogen synthase: MEAFKRSRRLRSSAEIRSLVKETQVHISDLIYPMFVLHGENIKKEITNLPGQYHYSVDQLKEGVAEVVELGIKAIVLFGLPEKKDEEGLGAYDANGIVQQAVREVKRHYPNLLVITDVCLCQYTSHGHCGLVKDGIVLNDESLEKLAQTALSHAEAGADMVAPSDMMDGRVGKIREVLDKNNFKHIPIMSYSVKYASAFYGPFRSAVNSAPQFGDRKTYQMDPANRIEALRQVEADLEEGADIIMVKPAFAYLDIIREVKNNYPVPIAAYHVSGEYAMIKIAAREGLLKEEESMVETLTAIKRAGADMILTYFAKDMAKWIRRNS, translated from the coding sequence ATGGAGGCTTTTAAAAGATCCAGACGTTTGAGAAGTAGTGCTGAAATAAGAAGCTTAGTTAAAGAAACCCAGGTGCATATCTCTGACTTAATCTACCCTATGTTTGTCCTTCACGGGGAAAACATAAAAAAAGAAATTACAAACTTGCCAGGACAATACCATTACTCTGTTGATCAATTAAAAGAGGGGGTAGCGGAAGTTGTAGAATTGGGTATAAAAGCCATCGTACTCTTTGGTTTGCCGGAGAAGAAGGATGAAGAGGGTTTAGGGGCCTATGATGCTAATGGCATTGTGCAGCAGGCAGTAAGGGAAGTTAAAAGACACTACCCTAACCTTTTAGTTATTACTGATGTGTGTCTTTGCCAGTATACTAGCCACGGACACTGTGGGCTTGTAAAGGATGGGATTGTGCTTAATGATGAAAGCTTAGAAAAATTAGCTCAAACAGCACTATCTCATGCTGAGGCGGGGGCTGATATGGTGGCACCCTCTGATATGATGGATGGAAGAGTAGGGAAGATTAGAGAGGTGCTAGATAAAAACAATTTTAAACATATACCTATTATGAGTTACAGTGTGAAATATGCCTCAGCATTTTATGGTCCCTTCAGAAGTGCTGTCAATAGTGCCCCGCAGTTTGGAGATAGAAAAACCTATCAAATGGACCCTGCAAACCGTATAGAGGCATTAAGACAGGTAGAGGCAGATCTAGAAGAGGGGGCAGATATCATTATGGTAAAACCTGCCTTTGCTTACTTAGATATCATCAGAGAAGTAAAAAACAACTATCCTGTTCCTATAGCTGCCTATCATGTAAGCGGTGAATATGCTATGATTAAAATAGCTGCAAGAGAAGGCTTATTAAAGGAAGAAGAAAGTATGGTAGAGACTTTGACTGCCATAAAAAGAGCTGGAGCAGATATGATTCTAACTTACTTTGCTAAAGATATGGCAAAGTGGATAAGGAGGAATAGCTAA
- a CDS encoding heavy-metal-associated domain-containing protein, with protein sequence MEKKILIEGMSCGHCVGHVERALKEVKESIEVKVDLEGKNAVIKLKEDISNEKLKEVVEEAGYDVVAIENL encoded by the coding sequence ATGGAAAAGAAGATTTTAATTGAAGGCATGAGCTGCGGTCATTGTGTGGGTCATGTAGAAAGAGCTCTAAAAGAAGTGAAAGAATCGATAGAAGTGAAAGTGGATCTTGAAGGCAAAAATGCTGTTATTAAATTAAAGGAAGACATATCTAACGAAAAATTAAAGGAAGTTGTGGAAGAAGCAGGTTATGATGTAGTAGCAATAGAAAACCTATAA
- the mltG gene encoding endolytic transglycosylase MltG, with amino-acid sequence MKKFAWFLFILIMLSFGTYYYLPSYLSTTSNTATIEITVPEGASLNYVADLLYKEGVIKSKLWFKYQSQQEGIDRNIKPGSYTLHPNIDFEEIFSLLQKGTLEKPIIVTIPEGFTLYQIAKRTEAVGLGTAEEFIEATKQYFDRKEYNFDTEKVFYEMEGYLYPDTYYFSEKQTVSDVVNTLAKTMEAVFTEEYLKQADEMNLSVHEVLTIASLIEREAYHDQERAAISGVIYNRLKRNMLLQIDATVIYGIGKGQEHISRVLYAHLEDPSPFNTYRTQGLPPGPIAAPSKASIHAALYPEDHDYLYYVLGEGGHVFSKTYREHEINVANYRRMVNQN; translated from the coding sequence TTGAAAAAATTTGCGTGGTTTTTATTTATACTTATTATGCTATCCTTTGGTACCTATTATTATCTACCTTCCTACCTATCAACAACTTCTAATACAGCAACTATAGAAATAACTGTTCCAGAGGGTGCCTCTTTAAATTATGTTGCAGACCTTCTTTATAAAGAAGGAGTTATCAAAAGCAAGTTATGGTTTAAATACCAGTCTCAGCAGGAAGGAATAGACCGAAATATCAAGCCTGGCAGCTATACCTTACATCCTAACATTGATTTTGAAGAAATTTTTTCTTTACTACAAAAAGGAACGCTTGAAAAACCTATCATTGTTACAATACCAGAGGGTTTTACTCTCTATCAAATAGCCAAAAGAACCGAGGCGGTTGGCTTAGGCACAGCAGAAGAGTTTATCGAAGCAACAAAGCAGTATTTTGATAGAAAAGAATACAACTTTGACACAGAAAAAGTCTTTTATGAGATGGAAGGCTACTTATACCCTGATACCTACTACTTTAGTGAAAAGCAAACTGTTTCAGACGTTGTCAACACATTAGCTAAAACGATGGAGGCCGTCTTCACTGAAGAGTATCTTAAGCAGGCTGATGAAATGAACTTATCCGTCCATGAAGTTTTAACTATTGCTTCTTTGATTGAAAGGGAAGCCTATCATGATCAAGAAAGAGCTGCTATTAGTGGCGTGATTTACAATAGATTAAAGAGAAATATGCTGCTGCAAATTGATGCTACCGTTATCTATGGCATTGGTAAAGGACAAGAACATATCAGTCGTGTTCTCTACGCTCACTTAGAGGACCCTTCTCCCTTTAATACTTATAGAACTCAAGGGTTGCCTCCAGGACCTATAGCTGCTCCTTCCAAAGCTTCTATACATGCAGCTTTATATCCTGAGGATCACGACTATCTTTATTATGTTTTAGGAGAAGGTGGACATGTCTTTAGTAAAACCTATAGAGAGCATGAAATTAATGTTGCAAATTATCGTAGGATGGTGAATCAAAATTAA
- the hemC gene encoding hydroxymethylbilane synthase, which translates to MRKIKIGSRASELALVQAEMIMKMLKEKFPQYDYEIIKIKTLGDKILDKTLSKIGGKGLFVKEIQTALLEESVDLAVHSMKDMPAESPEGLMLAAITEREDPRDVLVTKSGKALEELSTNASIGTSSLRRKAQLLNLRKDLVLKDIRGNVATRLNKIDTEGLDAVTLAAAGLKRLGYDDSNFYYLDIEAFTPAVGQGALGCEIRRNDQMLYDMFQEINHKETYNCVMGERVFLKLLEGGCHIPIGAYAQKVGEELWMTGMVASPDGSEVIRHKEKGNFEDFLKIGTKLAEEMVKLGAKRLLASCENERGEIL; encoded by the coding sequence ATGAGAAAAATTAAAATTGGTTCTAGGGCCAGTGAATTGGCACTAGTGCAGGCAGAAATGATTATGAAGATGTTGAAGGAAAAGTTTCCTCAATATGATTACGAAATCATAAAGATTAAAACCTTAGGTGACAAAATTTTAGACAAAACCTTGAGCAAAATAGGGGGTAAAGGGCTTTTTGTAAAAGAAATTCAAACAGCCCTATTGGAGGAAAGTGTAGACTTGGCAGTTCATAGCATGAAGGATATGCCAGCAGAATCTCCAGAAGGTTTAATGTTGGCAGCAATAACAGAACGTGAAGACCCTAGAGATGTATTGGTAACAAAAAGTGGGAAAGCACTAGAAGAGCTATCCACCAATGCTTCTATCGGTACCAGTAGTTTAAGAAGAAAAGCACAGTTATTAAATCTGAGAAAAGATTTGGTATTAAAAGATATAAGGGGAAATGTGGCAACCCGTTTAAATAAAATAGACACAGAAGGTTTAGATGCAGTGACTTTAGCAGCAGCAGGATTAAAGAGACTGGGGTATGATGATAGTAATTTTTATTATCTAGATATCGAGGCCTTTACCCCTGCGGTAGGACAAGGAGCTTTAGGCTGTGAAATAAGAAGAAATGACCAGATGCTTTATGATATGTTCCAAGAAATTAACCATAAGGAGACCTACAATTGTGTTATGGGAGAGCGGGTTTTTCTAAAACTCCTAGAAGGAGGATGTCATATTCCTATAGGCGCCTATGCACAAAAGGTAGGGGAAGAGCTATGGATGACGGGTATGGTAGCTTCTCCAGATGGTAGTGAAGTAATTCGTCATAAAGAAAAGGGAAATTTTGAGGATTTTCTTAAAATAGGAACAAAGCTAGCAGAAGAAATGGTGAAGCTTGGAGCAAAAAGGTTGCTAGCATCATGCGAAAATGAGAGAGGAGAGATTCTGTGA
- a CDS encoding metal-sensitive transcriptional regulator has translation MEQNNNHEKKPTEQSLKIQKSLLDRLNRVEGQIRGIKKMIEKGTYCDDVINQIEASRSALSAIELILLEGHFKHCVVEQLKNGEDEVVEEILKTIKKLIH, from the coding sequence ATGGAACAGAATAATAATCATGAAAAAAAACCTACAGAACAATCGTTAAAAATTCAAAAATCTTTATTAGATCGACTAAATAGAGTTGAAGGACAAATCAGAGGAATAAAAAAAATGATAGAAAAAGGCACCTACTGTGATGATGTAATCAATCAAATAGAAGCCTCTCGCTCCGCTTTAAGTGCTATTGAGCTAATTTTATTAGAAGGTCATTTTAAACATTGTGTTGTAGAACAGCTAAAAAATGGGGAAGATGAAGTAGTGGAGGAGATATTAAAAACCATAAAAAAACTTATTCATTAG
- a CDS encoding ThiF family adenylyltransferase, with product MEERYIKQINFQGIGIEGQALLKKSKVLVVGCGALGTVVVNNLARIGVGYLRIVDRDFVELSNLHRQILFDEEDVKESMPKAEAAAKKLRKINSTIEIDSIIKDVNSVTIEKLAEDMDIILDCTDNFKTRYLINDIAFAKKIPWIYGGAIGSAGTMKTFLPGEGPCLRCMMETPPPIGSTPTCDTAGVINTATGIVAMFQTNEAIKYLTNHKEDIDRNLLFIDLWENSVEKIELVKKEECPCCGKQEYNYLENKTPEAVHICGNNSVQVDFQNTPIKLSSLYERLNAAGLEVKLTPFLLNLKVEGYDMKIFDDGRAIIKNAKTIEEAKSVYAKYIGY from the coding sequence ATGGAGGAAAGGTATATTAAGCAAATAAATTTTCAAGGAATAGGTATAGAAGGGCAAGCTTTATTAAAAAAATCAAAGGTATTGGTAGTAGGGTGTGGCGCCTTAGGAACGGTAGTAGTAAATAACTTAGCTAGAATAGGTGTTGGCTACTTGCGTATTGTGGATAGAGATTTTGTAGAGTTAAGTAACCTGCACAGACAGATTTTATTTGACGAAGAAGATGTAAAGGAAAGTATGCCAAAGGCAGAAGCAGCAGCAAAAAAGCTAAGAAAGATCAACTCTACAATAGAAATTGACAGTATTATTAAGGATGTCAATAGTGTTACTATCGAAAAACTAGCAGAGGATATGGATATTATTTTAGATTGTACAGATAACTTTAAAACAAGATATTTAATTAATGACATTGCCTTTGCTAAGAAGATTCCGTGGATTTATGGAGGTGCAATAGGAAGTGCAGGAACGATGAAAACTTTTCTTCCAGGAGAAGGTCCTTGCTTAAGGTGTATGATGGAAACACCCCCGCCTATAGGCAGTACACCCACCTGTGATACTGCAGGAGTAATTAATACGGCAACAGGAATCGTAGCTATGTTTCAAACCAATGAAGCAATAAAATATTTAACCAACCACAAAGAAGATATCGATAGAAATCTACTGTTTATTGATTTGTGGGAAAATAGTGTAGAAAAAATTGAACTGGTCAAAAAAGAAGAATGTCCTTGCTGTGGTAAGCAAGAATATAACTATCTAGAGAATAAGACCCCAGAGGCAGTGCATATTTGTGGTAATAATAGTGTACAGGTGGATTTTCAAAATACACCTATTAAACTAAGCAGTTTATATGAGCGATTAAACGCAGCAGGCTTAGAGGTTAAGCTAACACCATTTTTATTAAACTTAAAGGTAGAGGGTTATGATATGAAAATTTTTGATGATGGCAGGGCAATCATCAAAAACGCTAAAACCATAGAAGAAGCTAAAAGTGTCTATGCCAAGTATATAGGATACTAA
- a CDS encoding sirohydrochlorin chelatase encodes MTKGLFVLAHGSKAKEADETLMEIMEMIKEREMKEFSLIGFGSLQFSKPTFEEGIEDLIQRGAKEIVIVPMFLFKGNHIQMDIPEELEALQKKHSDVTFVIGKHIGADRRIAEIIEERGKEAIGCTL; translated from the coding sequence TTGACAAAAGGATTATTCGTACTAGCACATGGGAGCAAGGCAAAGGAAGCAGATGAAACATTAATGGAAATTATGGAAATGATAAAAGAGAGAGAGATGAAAGAGTTTTCTTTGATAGGATTTGGTTCTTTACAGTTTTCAAAACCAACCTTTGAAGAAGGTATCGAAGACTTGATCCAAAGAGGAGCAAAGGAAATCGTTATTGTGCCTATGTTTCTTTTTAAAGGTAACCATATTCAAATGGATATACCAGAAGAATTAGAAGCTTTACAGAAAAAACATTCTGATGTTACTTTTGTTATAGGAAAACATATAGGAGCTGACAGGAGAATTGCAGAAATTATCGAGGAAAGAGGAAAAGAAGCAATTGGATGTACACTCTAG
- the hemL gene encoding glutamate-1-semialdehyde 2,1-aminomutase has protein sequence MKLEKSTELFQEAKKVMPGGVNSPVRAFSSVQMDPPFIKKGEGTYIYDEDGNQYIDYVGSWGPLILGHCHPEVVKGLKEVVETGTSFGAPTEIEIKTAQLIVESIPSIDMIRMVNSGTEATMTALRLARGYTGRNKIVKFNGNYHGHSDSLLIKAGSGALTHGVPNSPGVPEDVVKNTITAIYNDIENIEEIFKTYGEDIAAVIVEPIAGNMGVVPLTQEFADRLRSITEAYGSLLIFDEVMTGFRVAFEGAQSLYNIKPDLTCYGKIIGGGLPVGAFGGKKEIMSKLSPMGPVYQAGTLSGNPLAMMAGYTTLKILKENPQIYKDLDRRGQILAEGLKSIVEELGMKASFNRVASMLCMFFTDKPVVNFEAALTSDTDKYALYFREMLKRGVYLAPSQFEATFINAAMGDEEIKKTLEAAKEALLEVKRLG, from the coding sequence ATGAAACTGGAGAAATCTACAGAGCTTTTTCAAGAAGCTAAAAAAGTTATGCCGGGAGGCGTAAATAGTCCAGTAAGGGCCTTTTCATCAGTGCAAATGGACCCTCCTTTTATTAAAAAAGGAGAAGGTACCTATATCTATGATGAAGACGGGAATCAATATATTGACTATGTAGGCTCCTGGGGACCATTGATTTTAGGGCACTGCCATCCAGAGGTAGTAAAGGGTTTAAAAGAAGTGGTGGAAACTGGCACCAGCTTTGGTGCCCCAACAGAAATAGAAATAAAAACAGCACAGCTGATCGTTGAAAGCATTCCTTCCATTGATATGATTAGAATGGTTAATTCTGGAACTGAAGCTACTATGACGGCTTTAAGACTGGCAAGAGGATACACTGGCAGAAATAAGATCGTAAAGTTTAACGGTAACTACCATGGACATTCTGATAGCTTACTGATCAAAGCAGGCTCCGGTGCATTAACCCATGGTGTCCCCAACAGCCCAGGGGTACCAGAGGATGTTGTGAAAAATACTATTACTGCTATATATAATGATATAGAAAACATAGAAGAGATTTTTAAAACCTATGGGGAAGATATAGCAGCGGTTATTGTAGAACCTATAGCAGGAAATATGGGGGTTGTACCTCTAACACAGGAATTTGCTGATCGGCTTAGAAGTATTACAGAGGCGTATGGAAGTTTATTGATTTTTGATGAAGTGATGACAGGTTTCAGAGTAGCTTTTGAAGGTGCTCAAAGTCTTTACAACATAAAACCAGACCTTACTTGCTATGGAAAGATCATAGGTGGAGGACTACCAGTGGGGGCTTTTGGAGGAAAGAAAGAAATCATGTCTAAGTTGTCACCTATGGGACCAGTATATCAAGCTGGAACATTGTCCGGCAATCCTTTGGCAATGATGGCAGGTTATACAACTTTGAAGATTCTGAAGGAAAATCCCCAAATCTATAAGGATTTAGATAGAAGAGGACAGATATTGGCAGAGGGATTGAAAAGCATTGTAGAGGAATTAGGAATGAAAGCCTCCTTTAACCGTGTAGCCTCCATGCTTTGTATGTTTTTTACTGACAAGCCGGTAGTAAACTTCGAAGCAGCACTAACCTCTGATACAGACAAATATGCTCTTTATTTCAGAGAAATGTTAAAGAGGGGAGTATACTTAGCACCTTCCCAATTTGAAGCTACTTTTATCAATGCGGCTATGGGGGATGAAGAGATTAAGAAGACCTTAGAAGCAGCAAAAGAAGCTTTATTAGAAGTAAAGAGGTTAGGATAA
- a CDS encoding precorrin-2 dehydrogenase/sirohydrochlorin ferrochelatase family protein — MSLYYPMMLKIQGKFCTVIGGGEVAERKVRTLLKYEAKVVLISPKITEGLQGLVEEKKITYKKKYYESGDLIGSYLVYAVTDDAAINKKCEEEAKMHQILINVADSPTASDFIVPSSIERGSLTIAISTEGKSPMLSSKIKKEIEEIYTEGYEEIVDVLGEIRERALKEIPSIKDRRYLFRYLVHEVPYEIDSQQKLEAVKKEMWKVYESLKRL, encoded by the coding sequence ATGTCCCTATATTATCCAATGATGCTGAAGATTCAAGGAAAGTTTTGTACTGTGATTGGTGGAGGAGAGGTAGCAGAACGTAAGGTAAGGACTCTGCTAAAGTACGAGGCAAAGGTAGTTCTTATTAGCCCTAAAATAACAGAGGGGCTACAAGGTTTAGTGGAGGAAAAGAAAATCACTTACAAAAAAAAGTATTATGAGTCAGGAGATTTGATAGGAAGCTATCTGGTGTACGCTGTGACTGATGATGCAGCAATCAATAAGAAGTGTGAAGAAGAGGCTAAAATGCATCAAATTTTGATTAATGTTGCTGACTCTCCTACTGCTTCCGATTTTATTGTACCCTCCTCCATCGAAAGAGGAAGTTTAACAATTGCCATCTCTACAGAAGGGAAAAGCCCTATGCTTTCCAGTAAAATTAAAAAAGAAATAGAAGAGATCTATACAGAAGGTTATGAAGAGATTGTAGATGTTTTAGGAGAAATAAGAGAAAGAGCCTTAAAAGAAATTCCCTCTATTAAGGACAGAAGGTATCTTTTTCGCTATCTAGTGCATGAAGTACCTTATGAAATAGATTCTCAGCAAAAACTTGAGGCTGTGAAGAAAGAAATGTGGAAGGTTTATGAAAGCTTAAAGCGGTTGTAA